A window of the Vespa crabro chromosome 8, iyVesCrab1.2, whole genome shotgun sequence genome harbors these coding sequences:
- the LOC124426393 gene encoding E3 ubiquitin-protein ligase hyd isoform X3, with amino-acid sequence MTSIHFVVHPLPGTDDQLNDRLKEVAEKINRYGYVTLPAFNGLKVSIKRIVVGPTHIALLTEDNRICRVAFTVLSDRLDLSKNEPNRNTTKNHVGNSNSAPSGSGSSGSGSRAGISRSRARIMRSSSAIRGGSNSGSSGGSGRIGPPGVIMGSGSGNSSRPIASVPAPFVPEDLISQAQVVLQGKSRNLIIRELQRTNLDVNLAVNNLLSRDDEEGDDADDAADSYVPEDLISLLDGGFSNEHSVIIDADSMFSEDMFGYAGIRHRGSSSRRLGNDREGERSSERDRDRDSFSRWRDRQYYGPRRWLETALKDSWEKDPDNKKKELASQSPLWISEELEWWHERSNEPAPRFVQIAALYSELIAVSTSGQLYQWKWSDPEPYKHLENPNVHHPKTIPLALMTEKIVNISATAIRCSVSTESGKVATWLDELLGHVASRLEHPAQAFTEFTLDKIVSLHTCALYTVAKLESGALYWWGVLPFSQRKKLWEKYKAKSRKHRPSTVISNDISYGTHVCMKNSPMYQPGAIGFTIANGVPKVGQLLSAAWNLDATCRFKILPAGSHLPNSNFDKRESNGNGNTSINKSNHKETADRLDMPPPPSPASSTCSDTGSITTSHKRQKRLTPRNEGESERKDEEDWQLKDVVFVEDVKTVPIGKVIKVDGCYVAVKFFSKDSKEKEKETKEKDFSTSDFKDLTAEELIKLLADCRLLRKDELQVIKSSMNPRAPDCFQRTPRRVNIVEGSSDNLLTIATDGQGIHAILKSGNKLSYVVYNLSTGRYVQDCYIPSDITAFLGLQPQNINLTSAGENIECSMILRDGNNTIYPIAKDCADAIRDPNWLDLLPVVCIGTSTIPIPSCSNSTNLKNQVAVIALAFDNLLLMSRILRCDYDSVKQLFCNLEQDLKGNVTQIQSIVLERCDGNRNILHACVTMCAPTSNKKSDKDIGYALVSNAVDGTSAPIEEPIPTLSWPPEAFDNTSGEEDSLLSIGAASISMMNKPNIGAASNNTYIVDSVERRNNALLILKYMCESNVLAPYLKELLTAKDAQGQTPLMLAVSVRAYHAALILLDTIQKVGRDSKECSAMILPPDANPDLSPLFVTCCNDTCSFTWTGADHINQDIFECRTCGLTGSLCCCTECARVCHRGHDCKLKRTSPTAYCDCWEKCKCRALIAGYQVARYDLLCRLVVNTDLATKINSRGECILLFLAQTVGRQFIEQRQFRPATRPRSTSASRKAPSSDGLGADSDMPDHDLEPPRFSRNALERLLNDWSAVQCMIMSGVSENGNEQLFGDQGQLCRQSGTALLDKFTHLLLVKCSTEMLDTLLTTLIRELQNDSIPGRQEEANNVARRFVRSVARIFVIFTIEMAPNTAKRKSASQASQPLMKCRKVFQALIKLAVEELCETADSLIAPVRLGVARPTAPFTLTSSAVEVINGSEELFSIEPLIPHSGVSSQTLDGGLQTQQVNNNITIARDVSAMDEVEGGEDVPMDIDGDISEHDESGVSGTVAGQPLGEVDSNAGGVGEEQAGDGESDTELDLLAEAETESDSDDNHSNQDAASAQRSVQTGATAGSDGGMGSILLFPEDESGESSQQEDDESEAGETDEQDNEDFQIGDEQLERRSGSSGHLHRNNLAPVSMQWAIRNRESSTRTAGLRVTGGSNLVFIDPVSLRRTTATSAVAAAQEPITMGTTASCLARAFGIVIRQIADLLVMMQDYKTLAPTLPRLMEITFQDALNLQLYLEAHLKPTWDWLLTVMDATEAQLRFGVSLTRSADPTHPEHPLNNAPSLSGGNFTGLLSSAALSLTLQGNASRNQRSGGDLHSARREFLSYCLSLMRAHNGEHRDSLPVLDVSALRHVAYVFDALVYYMRCLSEPLTSRGEAQKESSNYSTWNDQDENDNDEGEEYNSPAPTALETDSVDYPDLLQVPICGSGNNSNSTPKGRKHPFFQRSDSTLCLGCPPLDPFDTVMSEALPLADQPHLLQPHSRREDLFGIPRQPTGAANQNPLAGLPTRLGLSARGADNQNNLSSPTFSQIIPGATFVPSEVRRPSASAGDSGSTKFVEKPKSYHHVYEGPTPMVTEQIDRAPIIVSTNNQNDSGNSKGKDVCKTNRSVIVRAGTISETNLNKATAPEVLVVPTVENQNVSEEVDPAVTSHEISAHETVETSPVESARTISTIGTNISHNILLGRWRLSLDLFGRVFMEDVGLEAGSVVSELGGFSVKEAKFRRNMEKLRNSQQKDITLSKIERDRTQLLVQTMKELNTQYNLYNKRTSNAPPLAVNRVKVTFKDEPGEGSGVARSFYTAIAEALLANEKLPNLEAAQVGSKYTQYNVLQKLKSRDRDRDLRRQNPRSSGKCRETRKALSFEARSFHPSSSVEGNNASGSGSSSSNTHPLPASHPNNDHLTMHQQQLGDRLYPKVHALRPALAEKITGMLLELSPAQLLMLLASEDALRQKVEEAFELIHSHNQDLTSEALLDLDVFSLTERCAANKKKIENNIMDDGDDNAPLFYSPDKRGFYTPRQGRASYERLNAFRNVGRLIGLCLLQNELCPIFLNRHVIKYILARPIRFHDLAFFDSVIYESLRQLVIDAETKDSNSLFSALDLTFSIDLCPEEGGGSIELISSGRDVEVTANNVYDYVRKYAEVRMIKVQEKALHAMREGVFDVLPEGALDGLTSEDLRLLLNGVGDINVSVLISYTSFNDESGEATEKLVKFKRWLWSIVEKMSHVERQDLVYFWTGSPALPASEDGFQPMPSVTIRPADDAHLPTANTCISRLYVPLYSSRHVLRHKLLLAIKTKNFGFV; translated from the exons ATGTTACACTGCCTGCATTTAATGGATTAAAAGTTTCCATAAAACGTATTGTGGTTGGGCCAACTCATATAGCGTTACTCACAGAGGACAATAGAATATGTCGTGTTGCATTTACAGTATTGTCTGATCGACTGGATTTAAGTAAAAATGAACCTAACAGAAA TACAACTAAAAATCATGTTGGAAATTCTAATTCTGCTCCAAGCGGTAGTGGAAGTAGTGGAAGCGGTAGTAGAGCAGGTATTTCTCGTTCAAGAGCAAGGATCATGAGAAGCAGCTCTGCTATTCGAGGTGGTAGTAATAGTGGAAGTAGCGGTGGCAGTGGTAGAATAGGGCCTCCGGGAGTGATCATGGGAAGTGGAAGTGGTAACAGCTCACGTCCTATTGCTTCAGTTCCTGCTCCATTTGTACCAGAAGATTTGATATCTCAAGCTCAAGTAGTACTACAAGGAAAAAGTCGTAATTTAATTATCAGAGAATTACag cgTACAAATTTAGATGTGAACTTAGCAGTGAATAATCTTTTATCACGAGATGATGAAGAAGGCGATGATGCTGATGATGCAGCAGATAGTTATGTACCAGAAGATCTTATATCCTTATTAGATGGAGGCTTCAGTAATGAACATTCTGTTATAATCGATGCAGACTCTATGTTTTCTGAGGATATGTTTGGTTATGCAGGCATAAGaca TCGTGGAAGTTCTTCGCGAAGACTTGGTAATGACAGAGAAGGAGAACGTTCATCTGAACGTGATAGAGATCGTGATAGTTTTAGCAGATGGAGGGATCGTCAATATTATGGACCACGACGTTGGTTAGAAACTGCTTTAAAAGATTCTTGGGAAAAAGATCctg ataacaagaaaaaagagttaGCTTCTCAAAGCCCTTTGTGGATATCAGAAGAACTTGAATGGTGGCATGAACGTAGTAATGAACCTGCTCCACGTTTTGTTCAAATTGCTGCTCTTTACAGCGAATTGATAGCTGTTTCCACTTCCGGACAATTGTATCAATGGAAATGGTCCGATCCTGAACCATACAAGCATTTAGAG AATCCAAATGTTCATCATCCAAAAACTATACCACTAGCATTGATGACAGAAAAAATAGTTAATATATCGGCAACAGCAATACGCTGTTCTGTTAGTACAGAAAGCGGCAAGGTAGCTACGTGGTTAGACGAACTTTTGGGACACGTAGCTTCTCGCCTGGAACATCCAGCACAGGCTTTTACTGAATTTACATTGGACAAAATTGTATCACTTCATACATGTGCTTTATATACTGTAGCAAAACTTGAAAGTGGCGCATTATATTGGTG GGGAGTTTTGCCATTTTCTCAGCGCAAAAAGTTGtgggaaaaatataaagcaaaATCACGCAAACATAGACCATCTACAGTGATATCAAATGACATTAGTTATGGTACACACGTTTGCATGAAAAACAGTCCAATGTATCAACCTGGCGCAATag gaTTTACAATAGCCAATGGGGTACCAAAAGTAGGACAACTATTATCAGCTGCTTGGAATTTAGATGCAACTTGcagatttaaaatattaccaGCTGGATCACATTTACCTAATTCAAATTTTGATAAACGCGAATCAAATGGAAATGGAAATACTTCAATAAATAAGTCAAATCATAAAGAAACAGCTGATCGACTCGATATGCCACCACCTCCATCGCCTGCTTCCAGCACATGTAGCGACACAGGTAGCATCACAACGAGTcataaaagacaaaaacgTTTAACGCCTCGAAATGAAGGAGAATCTGAacgaaaagacgaagaagattgGCAATTGAAAGACGTGGTTTTTGTAGAAGATGTCAAAACCGTTCCTATTGGAAAGGTCATTAAAGTTGATGGTTGCTATGTAGCAgttaaattcttttcaaaagattcgaaagaaaaagaaaaagagactaaagaaaaagattttagtACATCTGATTTTAAAGATTTGACGGCTGAAGAATTGATCAAATTATTAGCCGACTGTAGGCTTTTAAGAAAAGATGAATTGCAAGTTATTAAATCATCGATGAATCCAAGAGCACCCGATTGCTTCCAACGTACTCCTAGAAGAGTTAATATAGTAGAAGGCTCGAGTGATAATCTTTTAACTATTGCAACCGATGGACAAGGCATTCATGCTATATTAAAAAGTGGGAATAAGTTGAGCTATGTTGTGTATAATTTAAGTACAGGAAGATATGTTCAAGATTGTTATATTCCTTCGGATATTACTGCTTTCTTGGGATTACAACCTCAAAATATTAATCTAACAAGTGCTGGGGAAAATATTGAATGTTCTATGATACTTAGAGATGGAAACAATACAATTTATCCAATAGCAAAAGATTGTGCTGATGCCATTAGAGATCCAAATTGGTTAGATTTACTCCCAGTAGTTTGCATTGGAACATCAACTATTCCCATACCAAGTTGCTCTAATTCAACAAATCTTAAAAATCAAGTTGCAGTGATTGCATTGGCATTTGACAATCTTCTACTAATGTCACGTATACTGAGATGCGATTACGATAGcgtaaaacaattattttgtaatttggAACAAGATCTTAAGGGTAATGTGACACAAATACAATCGATAGTCTTAGAACGTTGTGATGGTAATCGAAATATCCTTCATGCTTGTGTTACTATGTGTGCACCAACTTCTAATAAGAAAAGCGATAAAGATATTGGATATGCATTGGTCTCAAATGCAGTAGATGGTACCTCAGCTCCTATTGAAGAACCAATACCAACTTTGAGTTGGCCACCTGAGGCATTCGACAATACATCTGGAGAAGAAGACAGTTTGCTTAGCATAGGTGCTGCTAGTATTTCTATGATGAATAAACCTAATATAGGAGCAGCATCCAATAATACGTATATTGTAGATTCCGTTGAAAGAAGGAATAACGCGCTGCTAATACTGAAGTACATGTGCGAAAGTAATGTATTAGCTCCTTACTTGAAAGAATTACTTACAGCAAAGGATGCTCAAGGACAAACGCCATTAATGCTTGCAGTATCTGTTCGTGCATATCATGCagctttaattttattagatactATTCAAAAAGTTGGTAGAGATTCCAAAGAATGTTCAGCAATGATTCTACCTCCTGATGCTAATCCAGATTTATCTCCTTTATTCGTGACTTGCTGTAATGATACTTGCAGCTTTACCTGGACAGGCGCAGATCATATCAATCAGGACATATTTGAATGTAGAACCTGCGGTTTAACAGGATCGTTATGTTGTTGCACCGAATGTGCTCGTGTTTGCCATAGAGGACATGATTGCAAACTTAAAAGGACATCACCAACAGCATACTGCGATTGTTGGGAAAAATGTAAATGTCGTGCTCTTATCGCTGGTTATCAAGTTGCACGTTATGATCTTTTGTGCCGACTTGTAGTTAACACTGATCTTGCAACAAAAATCAATTCACGAGGAGAatgcattttattatttttggcCCAGACAGTAGGAAGGCAATTCATAGAACAGCGCCAATTTAGACCAGCAACTCGACCTCGATCGACATCTGCGAGTCGTAAAGCACCATCATCAGATG GATTAGGTGCTGATTCTGATATGCCAGATCATGATTTAGAGCCACCTCGTTTTAGTCGAAATGCTTTGGAAAGATTACTAAATGACTGGTCAGCAGTTCAATGTATGATTATGTCAGGGGTCTCTGAAAATGGTAATGAACAGTTATTTGGAGATCAAGGACAATTATGTCGCCAAAGTGGTACCGCATTATTAGATAAATTCACCCATCTGTTACTTGTTAAATGCAGCACAGAG atgCTTGATACTTTGCTTACTACTCTTATAAGAGAGTTGCAAAATGATTCTATACCTGGACGTCAAGAAGAAGCAAACAATGTTGCTCGACGATTTGTAAGATCTGTAGCTcgaatattcgtaatatttactATCGAAATGGCACCTAATacagcaaaaagaaaaag TGCAAGTCAAGCTTCTCAACCTTTGATGAAATGTCGCAAAGTTTTTCAAGCTTTAATTAAATTGGCAGTCGAAGAATTGTGCGAAACTGCAGATTCATTAATAGCCCCGGTACGATTAGGCGTTGCACGACCAACAGCACCATTTACGTTAACAAGTTCTGCTGTGGAAGTAATAAATGGATCTGAAGAATTGTTTTCTATAGAACCATTAATACCTCATAGTGGAGTTAGTTCTCAAACTTTAGATGGTGGGTTACAAACGCaacaagtaaataataatataactattGCTAGAGATGTTTCTGCAATGGATGAAGTTGAAGGTGGAGaag atgtCCCTATGGATATAGATGGAGATATAAGTGAACACGACGAATCAGGTGTTTCTGGTACTGTTGCTGGTCAACCACTTGGTGAAGTTGATAGCAATGCAGGTGGTGTTGGGGAAGAACAGGCAGGAGATGGAGAATCTGATACAGAATTAGATCTTTTAGCTGAAGCCGAAACTGAATCGGATTCAGACGATAATCACAGTAATCAAGATGCTGCATCGGCTCAAAGAAGTGTTCAAACTGGAGCTACTGCAGGTTCAGATGGTGGTATGGGATCAATATTACTGTTTCCCGAAGATGAGTCTGGTGAATCCAGTCAACAGGAAGATGATGAAAGTGAAGCAGGTGAAACAGACGAACaagataatgaagattttCAAATTGGAGATGAACAATTGGAACGTAGaag TGGATCATCTGGCCATTTACATCGCAACAATTTGGCACCAGTTTCTATGCAATGGGCTATTCGTAATCGTGAGTCAAGTACGCGTACTGCAGGCTTACGAGTGACGGGCGGCAGTAATTTGGTTTTTATCGATCCCGTATCTCTGAGACGTACCACTGCTACATCTGCCGTTGCAGCTGCACAAGAACCTATAACTATGGGAACCACTGCAAGTTGTTTGGCACGAGCTTTTGGAATTGTAATTCGACAGATTGCCGATCTATTAGTTATGATGCAAGATTACAAAACGTTGGCTCCTACTTTACCACGATTAATGGAAATTACCTTTCAAGATGCATTGAACTTACAG TTATATTTAGAAGCACATTTGAAACCTACATGGGATTGGCTTTTAACAGTTATGGATGCTACCGAAGCACAATTAAGGTTTGGCGTGTCTTTGACGCGTAGCGCTGATCCGACACATCCTGAACATCCACTTAATAATGCTCCTTCACTTTCTGGCGGTAATTTCACTGGGTTATTGAGTTCAGCAGCTCTCTCTTTGACATTACAAGGAAATGCGAGTCGAAACCAACGCAGTG GTGGTGATTTGCATTCTGCTAGGCGAGAGTTTTTGTCTTACTGTTTATCTTTGATGCGTGCTCATAATGGAGAACACAGAGACAGTTTACCAGTTTTAGACGTTTCCGCGTTAAGACACGTTGCATATGTATTCGATGCTCTTGTGTATTACATGCGTTGTCTTTCTGAACCATTAACATCAAGAGGCGAAGCGCAAAAAGAGTCATCCAATTATTCAACATGGAATGATCAA gatgaaaatgataatgatgaaggAGAGGAATATAATTCTCCAGCACCTACTGCATTAGAAACCGATTCTGTGGACTACCCAGATTTACTTCAAGTTCCCATATGCGGGTCTGGAAATAACAGTAATTCTACAcctaaaggaagaaaacatcCTTTCTTTCAAAGATCAGATTCTACCTTATGCCTTGGTTGTCCGCCTCTCGATCCATTTGACACAGTTATGAGCGAAGCATTACCATTAGCTGATCAGCCGCATTTATTGCAGCCACATTCAAGGCGTGAGGATCTCTTTGGCATCCCACGACAGCCGACAGGCGCTGCCAACCAAAATCCATTAGCAGGTTTGCCTACAAGGCTCGGTCTCTCCGCACGTGGTGCTGACAATCAAAATAATTTGTCATCTCCTACATTCAGTCAAATCATTCCTGGAGCTACATTTGTTCCTTCAGAAGTAAGACGACCTTCTGCTTCTGCCGGAGATTCAGGATCTACAAAATTTGTT GAAAAGCCTAAATCATATCATCATGTATATGAAGGTCCAACACCTATGGTAACAGAACAAATAGACAGAGCTCCTATAATAGTATCTACCAATAATCAAAATGACTCTGGAAATAGTAAGGGTAAAGATGTATGTAAAACAAATAGAAGTGTTATAGTTAGAGCTGGAACTATATCC GAAACAAACCTGAACAAAGCTACTGCTCCTGAAGTATTGGTTGTTCCAACGGTTGAAAATCAGAACGTTTCTGAAGAAGTTGATCCAGCTGTAACTAGTCATGAAATTTCTGCACATGAAACAGTAGAAACAAGTCCAGTGGAATCTGCTAGAACTATATCAACTATTGGGACAAATATTTCACATAATATTCTATTAGGACGATGGAGATTATCATTGGATTTATTTGGTCGAGTTTTTATGGAAGATGTTGGTCTAGAAGCAGGATCAGTTGTATCCGAACTTGGTGGTTTCTCTGTAAAGGAAGCTAAATTCCGTAGAAATATGGAAAAGCTAAGAAATTCCCAACAAAAAGATATTACCTTGTCAAAG attgaACGTGATAGAACTCAATTATTGGTGCAAACGATGAAAGAATTAAACacacaatataatttatataacaaaagaacTTCTAATGCTCCACCTTTGGCAGTAAATCGAGTAAAAGTAACATTTAAAGATGAGCCAGGTGAAGGTTCAGGTGTTGCTAGAAGTTTTTATACTGCAATAGCCGAG GCATTACTTGCAAATGAGAAACTTCCAAATCTTGAAGCAGCACAGGTTGGGTCTAAATACacacaatataacgttttacaaaaattaaaaagcagAGATCGCGATCGTGATCTTAGAAGACAG AATCCTAGATCCTCCGGAAAATGTCGTGAAACACGTAAAGCATTATCCTTCGAAGCTCGTTCCTTTCATCCTTCAAGTTCTGTGGAAGGAAATAATGCATCTGGATCTGGTAGTTCATCATCCAATACACATCCTTTACCAGCCAGTCATCCAAACAATGATCATTTGACAATGCATCAACAACAACTTGGTGATAGATTATATCCTAAA gtACATGCATTACGGCCTGCATTAGCAGAAAAAATAACTGGAATGCTACTTGAATTATCTCCTGCACAATTATTGATGCTCCTCGCTTCAGAAGATGCTTTAAGacaaaaagtagaagaagcaTTTGAGTTAATTCATAGCCATAACCAAGACTTAACTAGCGAAGCACTTTTAGATCTTGATGTATTCAGTTTAACCGAACGTTGTGCAgctaataagaaaaagatagagaataatATCATGGATGATGGAGACGATAACGCTCCTCTTTTCTATTCACCTGATAAAAGAGGCTTTTATACACCTAGACAAGGTAGAGCCAGTTATGAACGATTAAATGCTTTTAGGAATGTTGGCAG gTTGATAGGCTTATGTCTATTACAAAACGAGTTGTgtccaatatttttaaatcgtcacgttattaaatatattttagcaAGGCCGATACGTTTCCATGATCTTGCATTTTTTGATTCTGTAATTTATGAAAGTTTGAGACAACTCGTTATCGATGCTGAAACTAAAGACAGCAACAGTTTATTCTCCGCATTGGATCTTACTTTtag CATTGATTTATGTCCTGAAGAAGGTGGTGGCTCGATTGAACTTATATCAAGTGGTCGGGACGTAGAAGTTACAGCAAATAATGTATATGATTATGTACGAAAATATGCGGAAGTCCGTATGATAAAGGTACAAGAGAAGGCCTTGCATGCAATGCGAGAAGGAGTATTTGATGTTTTACCAGAGGGAGCATTGGATGGTTTAACATCCGAAGATTTAAGACTGCTTTTAAATGGAGTTGGTGACATTAACGTGTCAGTTTTGATATCATACACATCGTTTAACGATGAATCTGGAGAAGCAACGGAAAAATTAGTAAAGTTTAAGCGATGGTTATGGTCCATTGTTGAAAAAATGTCACATGTCGAACGGCAGGACTTG GTATATTTTTGGACAGGGTCTCCTGCATTACCAGCGAGCGAAGATGGTTTTCAACCAATGCCAAGTGTTACGATTCGACCAGCCGACGATGCTCATCTACCAACTGCAAATACATGTATTTCTCGCCTATACGTTCCATTGTACAGCTCTCGTCATGTTTTACGGCATAAGCTACTTCTTGCTATTAAAACAAAGAACTTCGGATTTGTATGA